The Bacteroidota bacterium genome includes the window TAATTAAAGACCATTCACACCTTTCTTGCATAATCGGTTGGCAATCCTTGAAAAGAATATCCTTAATATCGCATCATGAGCAAACCACTGATATTAGTTGTAAATGATGATGGAATCACCGCGCCCGGCATTCGGGCTTTGGTGGAGGCAATGAGTGATTTAGGAGAGGTGGTAATCGTCGCTCCTGATTCACCTCAATCCGGCATGGGCCACGCCATCACTATCAATAAACCTTTAAGATTGACGGAGGCAAAACATTTTGGCGACCTCCTGTCCTATCAATGTTCCGGCACACCGGTTGATTGCGTGAAGCTGGCAGTTGACAAAGTGATGCACCGCCATCCAGATTTATGCGTCAGCGGTATCAACCACGGGTCCAATTCTTCTATCAATATTTTTTACTCGGGCACAATGAGCGCCGCTGTGGAGGCCAGCCTCGAAGGCATTCCTTCTATTGGTTTTTCCTTATTGACTATCGACACGAAGCCGATTTTAAACCGGCGGCTCACTACGCCAAATTGATTGCAGAGCAGGTTTTGAAATTTGGCATTCCCAAGTACACTTTGCTTAATGTGAACATTCCTAAACTTTCTTTAGCCGAAATTAAAGGCATGAAAATTTGCCGACAAGCTCATGCAAAATGGGAGGAAGAATATCTTGAAAGACAAGACCCGATGGGCAAGCCTTATTTCTGGCTCACCGGTAAGTTTGTGAATTATGATCACGGGCAAGACACCGATGAATGGGCTTTGGCGAATGGGTATGTCAGTGTGGTTCCGGTGCAACACGATCTCACTGCACATCATGCCATCCCTTTCATCAACGAAAGTTGGAATTTCAAGAAGACCGATGTGGGAAATGAGTCGGTTCCGAGAGAGAGTGGCGATACTTTTAATTTCTAAATACACGACATGCTTGATAAAATTTTCAATCCCTCTCCCACCATTCACAAATGGGATCGTTTTTGGGTGGGCTTTCTGCCCGGAATGGTTGCCCCCTTGTTGGGTTTAGTGTTTTTCTACTTCCTCAACTTTCGGGAGTACACCATCGAATATTATCTCCAAATGGCTAGCTCGCCCACCGTGCTTTCTCCCATGTTGAGCTTCGGTGCCGTCATGAACCTGTTTCTCTTCTTTCCACTTATCTGGAAGGACTACTATAACGCTGCGCGCGGGGTGATTGGTGCCACTATTATTTATGCCATTCCCATAGCTATTATCAAATTCGTTTGATGATTTGTTTCCATAGCGCTGTCTGATGAAATACTACATCATTGCTGGCGAGGCCTCGGGCGATTTGCATGGTTCTCATCTTATCCGTGCTTTAAAGAAAGAAGACCCCGCAGCTGAAATTCGTTGTTGGGGTGGCGACAAAATGCAAGCTGCCGGTGGAACGGTTGTCAAACACATCCGCGATCTCGCCTTCATGGGATTTTGGGAAGTGGTGAAACATCTCGGAACTATTTTCGCCAATCTTCGCTTCTGCAAAAAAGATATACTGGAATATAAACCAGATGTAGTTATCCTGATTGATTATCCCGGTTTCAACTTCCGGCTTTTTTCATTTTTGAAACAGCACCGGTTCAAAATCTTCTACTACATCTCTCCGCAACTCTGGGCATGGAAAACATCGCGGGTTCACAAGGTGAGGGAATATGTGGACCGGATGTTTGTCATCTTCCCATTTGAAAAGGAGTTTTATGCAAAGTATAATGTTACAGTAGATTTCGTTGGCCATCCGCTGCTAGATGAAATAAAAGATGAGAAGCAGGATTTGCAAAGAGATAACAAAACCATCGCCATCCTCCCCGGCAGTCGGAAACAGGAGATTTCGTACTTACTTCCTGAATATCTTAAAGTAATTTCTGAATTCCCAGATTATCGTTTTGTAGTAACCGGTATGAGCAACATCGGTCGGGAGTTTTATGAAAACATAATCTCTGATACCCCTTGCGAACTGGTATTAGACCAGACATACTCCACCCTTAAACAATCCACCGCCGCTATCGTCACCTCAGGCACGGCAACTCTTGAAACAGCTCTTTTGGGAGTACCTGAAGTAATCTGTTATAAAGGAAGTTTTGTTTCTTACCATATCGCCAAAATGCTGATTAAGAATATCCGCTTTATCTGCATCGTCAATTTGATTTGTGATAAAAGGTGGTAGAAGAATTAATTCAGGATGAGGTGAACCGGGTACGATTGGTGAAAGAACTGCGCAACATTCTTACCCTCGAAGGCCGCGAACAAATTCTGTCCGGTTATGAATTATTGAAAAGCAAACTCGGCGAAGCAGGCGCTTCTGAAAGAGCCGCGAAGTTGATGGTGGGGTATTTGGGGAAGAAGAATAGCTGATTAGATTTATATTAAGTGCACCAACAAACAAATTGCATTACGGTTGTTGGTGATGTTCCATATATTTATTTCAATGGAGGAACTAAACATCAACAACGGCACGTGGGGGCCGGAGCCGGTTTGATTTTTACAATTTTTTGCATCTTACTAATGCCATTTGTATGCCTGACTTGGGACAATCTCCAAGTGACTTGGGGAAAGTACGAAGTACCTTAGGGAAGTTACCAAGTAACTTGGGGAAGGTACCAAGTACCTTGGGGAAAGTACGAAGTGACTTGGGCAAGGTAGCAAGTACCTTGGGGAAGGTACGAAGTACTTTGGGGAAGGTACCAAGTACCTTGGGGAAGGTAGCAAGTGGGTCTGTTCACTAAACTGTGTCAGGGTTAAAATTTGACACAGTTTAGTGAACAGACTCCTGTGGAAGCTACAGCGGCATTTTTTTATCCCAAACCGTTCTATGGAATCCACAGCCTCATTTTCCAAATAAATATTGGCTCTGTGGAATCCACAGAGCCAATATTTATTTGGAAAACAGCCTTATAGAAGGAAATGGAACGGTAAGAATCTTTGTTACTTCAGCGCAGTAATAGCTGCTGCTTCATCTGAATAAATCAGGAAAATGCTTTCTACTTTGGTGGTTTTGAGGAGTTTGCTGACTTGCTCGGGTAAATTGCAAAGGGCCAAGCGGCCACCAATATTTTTTGTCTTGGAAACTGCGTTTAACAACAAGCCTAATCCGGCGCTGTCCACATATTTCACGTCCATGAGATTGAACAACACGTTTTTGTTGCCAGTCCCAATATGTTGGGTAATCAGACCCATGACTTCGGTGTTAAACTGCATGCCCAGTATATTACCTTCGAGGTAAATAACCAGTGTTCCTTCTTTGTTTTCGCTTTTCATAAGGGGGGAATTTTAATACTAAGGTAAAAATTATGATGATATATCCTTGTTTACGGTAATAAAAAGATTTGGTTGCACCGGCTACCACGGAACCGGTACCGTTTACAATTCAGGAATTTTTTTTCTTTTCACAAAACCAGCTGTATTAACAGAAAGGGTGAAATAGTTGAGCGTTTGCCCCTGAGCCATAGGTTGCAGCGCATAGTTGAAATCAAATTGACGTATGTTTATCCGCAAGCCGAAAGAAAAACCGGGCAAGCCCCTCCTCGTAGCCAGCCTGAGCTCCTGCTGACGAAGGTGGTTATAGGCTACATGGAGAAAAACCACTTTTTTGATATTCACCTCCAGTCCGATGATGATATGTCTGAATAGTTTATCGGCAAAATATTTTTTCTCCTTGGTGCTGGTATCGGCAAAGAGATCGCTATTTTGAGATTCGGCAGGGTCGGTGTAGCGGATATTCCAGCGATATAGGTCGTGGAAAGTAAGATGAAAACGGAAAGGCACATGCTTGAAACCAAAAGCAAACCCTGCCTGCAAATCAAAAGGTAAAGGTTCGCGCACGCCCCGGTTGTATGCCTTGAACTGGGTACCGATATTTTTGGCAACGATAGAAGCCGTCAGGAGATGTGCGGTGTCGTGCAACATCACCGCAAAGTCGGTGGCCATACCTATAGAACTCCAACCGGCTAATTGAGAATAAATGAATTTAGCGTTCACTCCTGCCGAAAAAAGTTTTCCAAACTGATAACCGTATCCGGCATAAATATTCATCTCTCCAGCATTGAAACGGCCCGTAACATTTCCGGCTTCATCCGTTTCTTTGAATTTACCGTAAGCGACATATTGCAAACCAAAGCCAAAGGTTCCGGGAATTTTGAAGCGGTGGGCATAGCTCAAGTTTCCAAAATTGATTCCACCCGGATAAGCGGTCGTTCCAAAAGCAACGCGGCGGTGCATCAGGGGGTTTAAGGAGGCAGGGTTAGATAGTTGCGTGGTCAGGTCCTGGTCAAAAAGGGTCACGTTGGTTCCTCCCAAAGCCGTCACCCGTGCGGATGGAGAAAGAGATAGAAATTCATAAGTGCTCTCCCCTCCTATTTGTGCAGAGGAAATAAGTACCGTCAAAAATAAAACCGAGAATAATAAAGCCTTCTTCAAGCGCTGAGAAATTTCGACGCTAATAAACAGAAAGGCTTTGAGATTATTGTGTGTAGTGAAAATTAATTATTCAATAGCGTTTCTGCCACTTATGCAACCGAATGTTTTTTCTCTTCTTTTCCGTTCGTGGTTAGAAAAGAACTGATCTCAATTCCATTTTTAATACGGGTTTTCATCAGGGCTAACTCTACCACTTCATCCATCGTTTTCACATAATGGAACTTCAAATTTTTTAGATAATCCTGATTTACCTGCTCCACATCTTTGCGGTTGTGTTCGCACATGATTATTTCTTTAATCCCGGAACGCTTGGCTGCCAGTATTTTTTCCTTAATCCCACCAACAGGCATCACCTTTCCCCGTAAAGTAATTTCACCGGTCATGGCCAAAAAGGACCTAACTCTCCTTTGCGTGAACAAAGAAGCAAGCGAGGTCAAAATAGTTATCCCGGCGCTCGGTCCATCTTTTGGAACCGCCCCTTCAGGGAAATGGATATGGACATTCACCTTGCTGAATATATCAGGATTGATTTGAAGTTTAGCGGCATTGGCTTTCAAAAAGGTCATAGCCGTCGTCGCTGATTCTTTCATCACATCGCCTAAGTTACCAGTCAAAGTCACTAAACCGGTTCCCTTGCTCAGCGTAGATTCAATGAAAAGAATATCGCCACCTACCGAAGTCCAAGCCATGCCAACGGCAACACCCGGAATGTTTTCTTCGGTGTAGATGCTCTTGTCGAACTTCTCCGGGCCCAGGATTTTGATTAAATCATCTGGCCTCACTTGAGGCTGATATTTTTCTTTCAGCGCTACCTTCTTAGCGACATAGCGCATGATAGCGGCCAATTGACGATCTAATTCGCGAACTCCGCTTTCCTTGGTATATTCCTCAATCAAACGTTCCAAAGTTTTATTGCCTACCTGAACCTGTTTGACTTTCAATCCATGATTGCCAATCTGTTTGGGAAGTAAATGTTTGTTGGCAATTTCAATTTTCTCTTCCACTGAATAACCTTCTAAGGGGATAATCTCCATCCGGTCGCGTAAAGCCGGTTGAATCGTTTGCAAAGAATTGGCTGTGGCAACGAAGAGGATTTTACTTAAATCGTATTCCAGTTCCAGATAGTTATCATAGAAGGCATGATTCTGTTCCGGGTCTAAAACTTCGAGCAAGGCCGAACTCGGGTCGCCTTTGTAATCTGCACCCACTTTATCTATCTCATCGAGAATCAAAACCGAATTAGAACTGCCGGACTTCTTCAGGCTTTGAATAATCCGACCGGGCATGGCACCGATGTATGTTTTGCGATGGCCGCGTATCTCGGCTTCATCATGCAAACCTCCCAACGAAATGCGAGTATAGTTTCTTCCCAAAGCCCGAGCGATAGATTGTCCTAAAGAAGTTTTTCCCACTCCCGGAGGGCCTACGAGGCAAAGAATCGGAGATTTTAAATCACCCTTTAATTTCAACACCGCCAAATATTCTAGGATGCGCTCCTTCACTTTTTCCAAACCATAATGGTCTTTGTCCAACACCTTCTTGGCGTGTTTGATGTCAAAATTATCTTTGGTATAAACTCCCCAAGGCAACTCTAAAATTAAATCTAGATAATTCAGCACCACAGAGTATTCTGCCGCAGCAGGATTCATCCGTTGTAATTTGTCCAATTCCTTATCTACTTGCTCCTTCACCTTGAGGGGCAATTTCATCTTAGATGACTTTTCACGCAAGCGGTCAATGTCTTTATCGGCAGAATTCATGCCCAATTCATCCTGAATTGTTTTTAACTGCTGGCTCAGGAAATAATCGCGCTGTTGTTTATCCAATTCCTGACGTACCTTTCCCTGAATCTGGTTCTTCATCTCCAACATTTGGATTTCCTTATTCAGGTAATCCAACACTAGCTTCACGCGCTCTTTTAAATCAGCCACCTCTAAGAGCGATTGCTTTTCGCGGGTAGATAAATTCAGGTTGGATGAAATAAAATGAAGCATTGTCACCGGGTTGGCGATATTCTTTAAAACAATCGCCGCCTCCGACGGAATCTGGGGATTCAACTTCACAATATTGCCCGCCAAATCTTTAATAGTCATCAGCGCTGCCTCAAATTCCTTGTCGTTTTTTGGCATGATATCATGCAACACTTCTATTCTGGCACGGATATATGGCTCGGCATGAATTAATTCAACTGCGGTGAAACGCTGTCTTCCTTGAATAATAGCCGTAGTGGAACCATCCGGCATTTTTATCATGCGCAGAATCTGTGCCACCGTGCCCGTCATGAAAATATCTTTGAACTCCGGCTCTTCTACATTTCCGTCAATTTGTCCGACCACACCAACCAACTTGTCCGCTTTATAGGCTTCTTTGATAGCTGTTATGCTCTTGTCCCGCCCAATCGTAATGGGTAAGACTACCCCTGGAAAAAGAATAGTATTGCGCAAAGGCAATAAAGGAAGCTCTGTAGGTATTTTTAGGTCCTTTCCATCCACGCCATCCTCCTCCGGGAGAAGTGGCAGCATATCAAAATCATCATCACTAATCGGTTGTTGGAAGAAATCCATCATGTCCATATTTCTAAAATTCAAGCCTCAAAAATAACAGAATCAGAGGTAAGTCAATAGCCATGCCAAACTATTGAAGCAGACAAAATTGGCAGGAAGGTTTGATTGATTAACTACCCAACGAGGTATAATACCCAAATATAGGGTAAGGTGGTCAGGAATATCAGTAAAATAAAATTGTGTCTGAGTTTACTTCTAAAACCAAGTGAGAATGCAGATAGTAATAGCTAAAACAAGCGCGCCAACAATGCCCTTATAAAGTAGTTGCTCTGATAAACTCTGGCTAAAGTGTTGTTGTTCATTTCCGCGTACGGAGAAATTAGAATTTTTCATGGGTTAATTATTCAGTCAAAATTAAGGGCGCTGGCAAGTTTGGGAGTGGTCAAGCATAGGGTCATTTCACACAACATATAAAGAGGTGTACGAAAGATTAGTCAGAAGGTTTCGTGATCATAGGCATTCCGGAATCCACTGAAAAAACCTTGGGTACTTTACTTTCCCAGGAATATAATGGTGGCAAAACCAAGTTAGACTACCCTTCTTTTCAATGACTTAACTAGAAGATAGGTTAAAGAACCTGAAAGAAATGCCAAAATAGTTGCCAAGGTGAAACTACCTATCACATATTGAAATACGTTTTGCTGAAGTATTTCAGGTTTAAATTGTTGGCTTAGATTCCAATTCATGTTATTTCCACCCAGCCAAATCCGGCCACACTGATAACTGGCGAAAACAATAATGGGAATCATGGGCGGAATACTGATATTGGAACTTAGAATGCTCAATCCTTTGTTTAATCGGAACACCCAAGCAAAGAAAAGGACAAACCAAATTTGGAAACCCCAAAACGGCGTAATGCCAAAAAAAACACCATTTGCCACCGACCAAGCTTTTACTTCGGCGGTTTCGTGTGAGCGTATCAGGTAATCCTCCAACAAGGCATTGAAATTTTTGGAGAAAAGCGAGCGAACAAAATCTCGGGGCTTGATATATGCAAAGGTCCAGAAGACAAGAACTGTGTTCAATACGCTGATTCGTGAAAAGTCTTTGAAAGGTCGGAAATGAGAGATACGTTCATCTGCAGACGGATAATATACTTTCACCGAAATTGTAATGACATCCAAACCATTCCATGCACCGCGCACAATAACCTCAATCTCAAATTCATATTTGCGGGTAAAAAAACGAATCTTCTCTAATTCACGAATTGGGTACAAGCGATAGCCGGATTGGGTATCAGGCAGAGAGATACCCGTTTCAAGATTAAACCAAAAATTGGAGAACTTATTACCAAAACTGCTTCTGCCCGGCACAGAACTTTGCTCCATATTTCGGGCACCAATGATAATTGCATGCTTATTCTTCTCCAACGATTCAAGCATCGCAGGCAGGTCGTCAGCAAAATGTTGACCATCTGAATCAAGGGTGATAGCGTAATCGTAGCCATTTTTTCTTGCCAAATCGAATCCCTGACGAAGCGCCCAGCCTTTACCCACATTTTTCTGGTATGAATAAACCTTGACCGCAGGAAATCCCATTAATATTTCTGAAGTGTTATCAGTAGATCCATCGTTTACCACAAAAACATCATCGCAATATTCCAATACCCCCGAGAGAACCGATGCAATGGTGACACCGTTGTTATAAGTAGGAATCAGCACACAACAGCGCAGGTCTTTAAACTTTTGCCGATAGTTGTGTTGGTCCATTAATGAACTTCACCTTTAAAACGAAAGAATATTTCCTCCGGCGTAGAATAAGTGGCCGATATATACAGTTCATTGCCCTCCTCCTTTTCAATCTTGATATCCATCATCAGACGTTCCACTTTTTCAGGATTTAGCAAAGCCAGAAATTTAATATGATGAGCACGTTTGATTTCAACGTTTCGTTGCAACAGATGAGAAAGCGTCTCCATCAACATCTGCGTTTGGCAAACACCAGGCACCACAGGTAAATGAGGAAAGTGCCCTTTAAAAATAGGGTGCTGAGCATCAACAGCTACTTCCACGCGAAAATTCTGTTCATCTCTGTCAGATTGAAGGATTTTGAAGAAAGTTCCAAGTAGCATGTCGAAAGCGCTGTATTTTGTTTAAGGACTAAATTAGGAAATGGATGGATGATTGAAGTATTGCAATAATAAAGAGAATTACCTGACGGCAAAGAGAGAATCGTTGATCTGGGTATTTATCTCCTTGCCACTAAAGGTGAGAACAGTATTGTCACCGGAAGGTTCGTTCATCTCAATTCGCAAAGCGGTGAAATCCTTTTTTTCTAAAACAAGAACAATTGTTGAAAGAAATTTCTTTAGCGCGTTTGTTAAAGGCGTCAATTCAACCTTTACTAAAGTTGAATTTTCGAAAAAGCGGGAAGAAAAATCACTCCCCGAAAACAACGTGCTGTTAATTGATCCAAGGATGACGTCATTCAGTTGTCGGAAAATACGATTGCGGTGTACATCTATCTGACTTGATTTCTTTCCGTCCGCCACTAGCATCTTTCCATTATTCATGACTAGCAGGTTTTTCTTTGGCTGCAAATATTCCAACCGTATCTTTCCCTCTTTCTTGAAATAAAATTTTCCTTGCGAAGCCGCT containing:
- the porQ gene encoding type IX secretion system protein PorQ is translated as MKKALLFSVLFLTVLISSAQIGGESTYEFLSLSPSARVTALGGTNVTLFDQDLTTQLSNPASLNPLMHRRVAFGTTAYPGGINFGNLSYAHRFKIPGTFGFGLQYVAYGKFKETDEAGNVTGRFNAGEMNIYAGYGYQFGKLFSAGVNAKFIYSQLAGWSSIGMATDFAVMLHDTAHLLTASIVAKNIGTQFKAYNRGVREPLPFDLQAGFAFGFKHVPFRFHLTFHDLYRWNIRYTDPAESQNSDLFADTSTKEKKYFADKLFRHIIIGLEVNIKKVVFLHVAYNHLRQQELRLATRRGLPGFSFGLRINIRQFDFNYALQPMAQGQTLNYFTLSVNTAGFVKRKKIPEL
- the lon gene encoding endopeptidase La; this encodes MDFFQQPISDDDFDMLPLLPEEDGVDGKDLKIPTELPLLPLRNTILFPGVVLPITIGRDKSITAIKEAYKADKLVGVVGQIDGNVEEPEFKDIFMTGTVAQILRMIKMPDGSTTAIIQGRQRFTAVELIHAEPYIRARIEVLHDIMPKNDKEFEAALMTIKDLAGNIVKLNPQIPSEAAIVLKNIANPVTMLHFISSNLNLSTREKQSLLEVADLKERVKLVLDYLNKEIQMLEMKNQIQGKVRQELDKQQRDYFLSQQLKTIQDELGMNSADKDIDRLREKSSKMKLPLKVKEQVDKELDKLQRMNPAAAEYSVVLNYLDLILELPWGVYTKDNFDIKHAKKVLDKDHYGLEKVKERILEYLAVLKLKGDLKSPILCLVGPPGVGKTSLGQSIARALGRNYTRISLGGLHDEAEIRGHRKTYIGAMPGRIIQSLKKSGSSNSVLILDEIDKVGADYKGDPSSALLEVLDPEQNHAFYDNYLELEYDLSKILFVATANSLQTIQPALRDRMEIIPLEGYSVEEKIEIANKHLLPKQIGNHGLKVKQVQVGNKTLERLIEEYTKESGVRELDRQLAAIMRYVAKKVALKEKYQPQVRPDDLIKILGPEKFDKSIYTEENIPGVAVGMAWTSVGGDILFIESTLSKGTGLVTLTGNLGDVMKESATTAMTFLKANAAKLQINPDIFSKVNVHIHFPEGAVPKDGPSAGITILTSLASLFTQRRVRSFLAMTGEITLRGKVMPVGGIKEKILAAKRSGIKEIIMCEHNRKDVEQVNQDYLKNLKFHYVKTMDEVVELALMKTRIKNGIEISSFLTTNGKEEKKHSVA
- a CDS encoding DUF2062 domain-containing protein; the protein is MRCCVLIPTYNNGVTIASVLSGVLEYCDDVFVVNDGSTDNTSEILMGFPAVKVYSYQKNVGKGWALRQGFDLARKNGYDYAITLDSDGQHFADDLPAMLESLEKNKHAIIIGARNMEQSSVPGRSSFGNKFSNFWFNLETGISLPDTQSGYRLYPIRELEKIRFFTRKYEFEIEVIVRGAWNGLDVITISVKVYYPSADERISHFRPFKDFSRISVLNTVLVFWTFAYIKPRDFVRSLFSKNFNALLEDYLIRSHETAEVKAWSVANGVFFGITPFWGFQIWFVLFFAWVFRLNKGLSILSSNISIPPMIPIIVFASYQCGRIWLGGNNMNWNLSQQFKPEILQQNVFQYVIGSFTLATILAFLSGSLTYLLVKSLKRRVV
- a CDS encoding outer membrane lipoprotein carrier protein LolA; amino-acid sequence: MRPIISLALLLFSCLSSSAQSFVPVKDEAITRKEITEASQKITSIQCNFKQEKNLSMLVDKAASQGKFYFKKEGKIRLEYLQPKKNLLVMNNGKMLVADGKKSSQIDVHRNRIFRQLNDVILGSINSTLFSGSDFSSRFFENSTLVKVELTPLTNALKKFLSTIVLVLEKKDFTALRIEMNEPSGDNTVLTFSGKEINTQINDSLFAVR
- a CDS encoding STAS domain-containing protein; the protein is MKSENKEGTLVIYLEGNILGMQFNTEVMGLITQHIGTGNKNVLFNLMDVKYVDSAGLGLLLNAVSKTKNIGGRLALCNLPEQVSKLLKTTKVESIFLIYSDEAAAITALK